A genome region from Arachis duranensis cultivar V14167 chromosome 6, aradu.V14167.gnm2.J7QH, whole genome shotgun sequence includes the following:
- the LOC107492272 gene encoding acyl transferase 4, with translation MGTMCVIRTKRSVVKPAEETPLITLDLSLIDKIPVLRCDARTLHVFRHGPEAASVIREALSRALVPYYPLAGRLIHKSEQNDEAGCLQVQCSGDGAWFVEASTDCTLQSLHFFDDIQSIPYDHLLPDDVPQTEGIDPLVKMQVTQFGCGGFVIGLVFCHTICDGLGAAQFLNAVGEXXXXXXXPSPPPSPSPPPLPKLPPTMPNYKLEHATVDIPMHRINNLKQEFQRLTGLACSSFEIVAAGLWTSRARAIDFEPNAELKLVFFANCRQILDPPLPAGFYGNCFFPVTITASYEALRDASLFDVVKMIQDAKTKLPSEFGKYLKGDCWDDPFAPP, from the exons ATGGGCACCATGTGTGTGATAAGAACAAAACGTAGTGTCGTTAAGCCAGCTGAAGAGACACCATTGATCACACTAGACCTATCATTGATCGATAAGATACCTGTTCTAAGGTGCGATGCCAGAACGTTGCATGTGTTCAGGCATGGCCCTGAAGCTGCAAGTGTCATAAGAGAAGCCTTGTCTAGAGCATTGGTTCCTTACTACCCTCTTGCTGGGCGCCTCATTCACAAATCGGAACAAAATGATGAAGCAGGGTGCCTCCAAGTTCAATGCTCCGGGGACGGTGCCTGGTTTGTTGAGGCTTCTACTGATTGCACTCTTCAATCTCTTCATTTCTTTGATGACATTCAGTCTATTCCATATGATCATCTTCTTCCTGATGATGTTCCTCAAACCGAAGGCATTGACCCCCTTGTCAAAATGCAG GTGACACAATTTGGATGTGGAGGATTTGTGATAGGCCTCGTATTCTGCCACACCATATGCGATGGCCTTGGTGCTGCCCAATTTCTCAACGCCGTAGGGGAG NNNNNNNNNNNNNNNNNNNNTCcctcaccaccaccatcaccgtCGCCACCTCCACTCCCTAAACTACCACCAACCATGCCAAACTACAAGCTAGAACACGCTACCGTAGACATCCCCATGCATCGAATCAACAACCTCAAGCAAGAATTTCAGCGGCTCACCGGACTCGCTTGCTCTTCCTTCGAAATCGTAGCCGCGGGATTATGGACAAGCAGAGCAAGAGCCATTGATTTCGAACCCAACGCCGAGCTGAAGCTTGTGTTCTTCGCTAACTGCCGTCAAATCTTGGACCCTCCTCTCCCCGCTGGCTTCTACGGCAACTGTTTCTTCCCAGTGACGATCACCGCTTCCTACGAGGCGCTCAGAGACGCATCGCTCTTCGATGTGGTGAAAATGATACAAGATGCAAAGACCAAATTACCCTCCGAGTTTGGAAAGTATTTGAAGGGTGACTGTTGGGATGACCCTTTTGCCCCTCCT